A part of Paenibacillus sp. IHBB 10380 genomic DNA contains:
- a CDS encoding DUF309 domain-containing protein, translating to MKYEDLYLAYLVYFNRDQDFFECHEVLEELWLHRDRDPLYKGLLQVAVGLYHFRNSNLIGGIKMLHSAADQLEHYPPLTLGIELGVLVEQVRSYAKKLEGFQNSPFPYYDLTITIVDPELQLAVEAAAGIIKPNNPQRRGPERRRNAKAQHAEDKD from the coding sequence ATGAAATATGAGGATTTGTACCTTGCTTATCTTGTTTACTTCAACCGAGATCAGGATTTCTTCGAATGTCACGAGGTATTAGAAGAACTATGGCTGCACCGAGATCGTGATCCGCTATACAAGGGGTTGCTGCAAGTAGCGGTAGGATTGTACCATTTCCGCAATAGCAACTTAATTGGTGGAATCAAAATGCTACATAGTGCAGCTGATCAACTAGAACATTATCCACCGTTGACACTTGGAATTGAACTTGGAGTATTGGTAGAGCAGGTACGCTCCTACGCTAAAAAGTTAGAAGGATTCCAAAACTCTCCATTTCCTTACTATGATCTTACGATTACCATTGTTGATCCTGAGCTTCAGCTTGCAGTTGAGGCGGCGGCAGGCATCATTAAGCCGAACAACCCTCAGCGGCGAGGACCTGAACGTAGACGGAATGCCAAAGCACAACATGCAGAGGATAAAGATTGA
- a CDS encoding extracellular solute-binding protein gives MGKFRKSWMLLSIMALIVVTACNGTPSENGNAVTKDVSVADSAFAKGKYDPPIDISTVVMFAAPKKYTNGDTRENNVHDRWMLEQLGMKHKDTWYPAGADQYKQQLQLAIASGEKMPDFVYVPNDAIMTNQLIDSGQFVAIDELFDKYANQIWKDHAVKNPELWYPFMRDGKKYNVPILEYTDNDDTLLWLREDWMEKLNLSAPKTIAELENVMDKFKNENPDGLAPKDVYPLAISLKNKTNTWLGGLDWLFGAYGSVHEQWNKDAAGNLEYGSTNPGAKQALAKLQEWMNKGYIHPDSALWDENKAAEIWTKGNAGVLPGANWVPDWPAPDLQKNVKGSKYKAYPVPAGPDGLIGTKWQNSGVNSSFMINKDAKHPEAFFLYYNYMLDNLANPPAGSKYEHGFAQGYDWDMVDGKPKVNTEKIDFTFITAPARIPDLYMKTLVKLADGEKPETPYEKQLAEFRKPENWDAAKVVMSQMDVRKQNFFTGAATPTMISKWNLLGQSELETFNKIIYGKLPVDAFDEFVANWKSNGGEQVTKEVNDWFKSVTVK, from the coding sequence ATGGGGAAATTCAGAAAATCATGGATGTTGCTCTCGATCATGGCACTCATCGTGGTCACAGCCTGTAACGGAACGCCCAGTGAGAACGGAAATGCTGTAACAAAGGATGTAAGCGTAGCCGATAGTGCATTCGCTAAGGGTAAATATGATCCACCGATCGACATCAGCACCGTCGTCATGTTCGCCGCGCCGAAGAAATACACCAATGGCGACACCAGAGAAAACAATGTCCACGACCGTTGGATGCTAGAACAGTTAGGAATGAAGCATAAGGATACCTGGTACCCAGCCGGCGCGGATCAATATAAGCAACAACTTCAGCTCGCTATTGCTTCAGGCGAGAAGATGCCTGATTTCGTATACGTACCAAATGACGCTATCATGACTAACCAACTGATCGATTCCGGCCAGTTCGTTGCAATCGATGAGTTATTTGATAAGTACGCCAATCAAATTTGGAAAGACCATGCCGTCAAAAATCCGGAACTGTGGTACCCTTTCATGAGGGATGGCAAGAAATATAATGTGCCAATTCTTGAATATACGGACAATGACGATACGTTGTTATGGCTCCGGGAAGATTGGATGGAAAAGCTGAATCTTTCGGCTCCCAAGACGATCGCGGAATTAGAGAATGTGATGGACAAATTCAAGAATGAGAACCCAGACGGTCTTGCTCCGAAGGACGTCTATCCACTCGCGATTTCCTTGAAAAACAAAACGAACACATGGTTAGGTGGGCTCGATTGGTTGTTCGGGGCATACGGATCGGTTCATGAGCAATGGAATAAGGACGCAGCTGGAAATCTCGAATATGGTTCGACGAATCCTGGAGCTAAGCAAGCACTCGCTAAGCTGCAAGAATGGATGAACAAAGGCTATATTCATCCCGATTCGGCTTTATGGGATGAGAATAAAGCGGCAGAAATCTGGACAAAAGGAAATGCAGGTGTTCTGCCAGGAGCAAACTGGGTTCCAGACTGGCCGGCTCCGGATTTGCAGAAAAACGTCAAAGGATCGAAATATAAAGCCTATCCTGTTCCAGCAGGCCCAGATGGATTAATTGGAACCAAGTGGCAAAACTCCGGAGTGAACAGCAGCTTCATGATTAATAAAGATGCCAAACATCCGGAAGCATTTTTCCTATATTACAACTATATGTTGGACAACTTGGCCAACCCACCAGCCGGAAGCAAATATGAACACGGCTTTGCTCAAGGGTACGACTGGGACATGGTGGACGGAAAACCGAAGGTCAACACAGAAAAAATCGACTTCACATTCATAACCGCACCTGCGCGGATTCCAGACCTTTATATGAAAACATTGGTTAAGCTTGCGGACGGTGAGAAGCCAGAAACACCTTACGAGAAGCAACTCGCAGAATTCCGCAAACCTGAAAACTGGGATGCAGCGAAAGTCGTTATGTCACAAATGGACGTTCGCAAGCAAAACTTCTTTACAGGTGCTGCGACACCAACGATGATTTCGAAGTGGAACCTTCTAGGCCAGTCTGAGCTGGAAACATTCAACAAAATCATATATGGCAAGCTGCCAGTAGATGCTTTTGACGAATTTGTTGCCAACTGGAAATCAAATGGCGGGGAACAAGTTACGAAAGAAGTTAATGATTGGTTCAAATCTGTAACTGTAAAATAA
- a CDS encoding L,D-transpeptidase translates to MKNSEYLKKYVQLHPDNKMGWYLLGKDYESNGEQGKANYCFNQASDVYEAFEHSKVPDDLWEEYQTRLLQLSKDGEQRSRRIRALLMCIIMILLIGIPSIEAPASSQSALSSSQEPSVDVAVDEAQLEGSEDTPSTPVEANSRPSFTAQAAGSSQERASTLSDILSHPLPVNMVVLGMKRQDKWLLWKHDMPVAFTLEKNEAKEVTYRPYDPSECDCKPPDTSSLQADATAWIKKQEDTAVLSSGIKAFAIKNKRVPSHLNELVKAFPNNWISGTTALMKQNFAKIVESIDSSGANRGKDSLASSKGQQPPTLSANLGERPYFNEPLQIIVDKKNYRLAVVSGNVILRNYKVGLGGDRTPESNFVISDKVMNPNGSDRGEFGSRGMQLSASNYAIHGTDQPDSIGKDESNGCIRMGRKDVEELFDLVPKGTKVHISKGVLPDDLLVPAERYATKHGQDQTNPKKIYHWLN, encoded by the coding sequence GTGAAAAATTCGGAATACCTCAAAAAATATGTACAACTACATCCTGACAATAAGATGGGGTGGTATCTACTAGGCAAGGATTATGAAAGCAATGGCGAGCAAGGTAAAGCAAATTACTGCTTCAATCAAGCCAGTGATGTATATGAAGCATTTGAACATAGTAAGGTACCCGATGATCTCTGGGAGGAGTATCAAACTAGGTTATTGCAGCTGTCAAAGGATGGCGAGCAGCGATCGCGTAGAATTCGAGCTTTACTTATGTGTATCATTATGATTCTTCTTATAGGTATACCTTCTATTGAAGCACCTGCATCTTCACAGAGTGCGTTATCGTCCAGTCAGGAGCCGAGTGTAGATGTTGCTGTCGATGAGGCGCAGCTCGAGGGATCTGAAGACACACCTTCAACACCCGTTGAGGCCAATTCCAGGCCCTCTTTTACTGCACAAGCAGCAGGTTCTTCACAAGAAAGAGCGAGTACTTTGTCTGATATTCTGAGTCATCCATTGCCAGTGAATATGGTTGTGCTAGGAATGAAGAGGCAGGATAAGTGGCTCTTGTGGAAGCATGATATGCCGGTAGCCTTTACCTTAGAGAAGAATGAAGCCAAGGAAGTGACCTATCGACCTTATGATCCTTCAGAATGTGATTGTAAACCGCCGGATACGTCTTCACTTCAGGCTGACGCAACAGCTTGGATTAAGAAACAAGAGGACACAGCAGTACTTTCCAGTGGAATTAAGGCTTTTGCTATTAAGAATAAACGGGTGCCGAGTCATTTGAATGAGTTAGTGAAGGCTTTTCCAAACAATTGGATCTCGGGCACGACGGCGCTGATGAAGCAGAATTTCGCTAAAATTGTGGAATCGATTGATTCTAGTGGGGCTAACAGGGGGAAAGATAGCTTAGCGAGTAGTAAGGGTCAACAACCCCCTACCTTATCTGCTAATCTGGGAGAACGCCCATATTTCAATGAACCTCTACAAATTATTGTGGATAAAAAAAATTATCGATTAGCAGTCGTGAGCGGGAATGTCATTCTTCGTAATTATAAAGTAGGACTTGGTGGGGACAGAACGCCGGAGAGTAATTTTGTTATTTCTGATAAAGTGATGAACCCTAATGGCAGTGATCGTGGAGAGTTTGGTAGTCGAGGTATGCAATTATCCGCAAGTAATTATGCCATTCATGGCACGGATCAACCTGATAGTATTGGAAAGGATGAATCCAATGGATGTATACGCATGGGCCGTAAGGATGTAGAGGAGTTATTCGATTTGGTTCCGAAAGGAACGAAAGTACATATCAGCAAAGGGGTTCTGCCTGATGACCTGCTTGTTCCAGCTGAACGTTATGCAACAAAGCATGGACAGGACCAGACCAACCCCAAGAAAATATATCACTGGCTAAATTAA
- a CDS encoding GTP pyrophosphokinase: MDNRDWGMFLLPYEQAVEELKVKFKTMRMELKKREEYAPIEFVTGRVKKISSILEKAKRLNIPMDQLETGIEDIAGIRIMCQFVEDIRRVAEYIRKRKDLKVLYEKDYITNYKESGYRSFHMIVEYPVQTALGQKIVLAEIQVRTLAMNFWATIEHSLSYKYRESLPDNIRKRLKTAGEAASVLDSEMSSIREEILEAQKQFEEDSNVMTQVLSWIHHLYFYHLVNEAIAFQDRFNEIWQSHNMDDMKVLLAEVKQLVVAAKKGENTDEI; encoded by the coding sequence ATGGATAATAGGGATTGGGGCATGTTTTTGCTCCCCTACGAGCAGGCTGTAGAAGAACTGAAAGTTAAATTTAAAACGATGCGTATGGAGTTGAAGAAGCGAGAGGAATATGCACCTATTGAATTTGTAACAGGTCGTGTTAAGAAAATATCCAGTATTCTTGAAAAGGCGAAGCGCCTTAACATTCCCATGGATCAACTGGAGACGGGGATCGAGGATATCGCAGGAATTCGAATTATGTGCCAATTTGTGGAAGATATAAGACGTGTAGCTGAGTATATTCGCAAACGTAAGGATTTGAAGGTGCTATATGAGAAAGACTATATTACGAACTATAAGGAAAGTGGTTATCGAAGCTTCCATATGATCGTAGAATATCCTGTTCAGACGGCTCTTGGACAAAAAATTGTGTTGGCAGAAATCCAAGTTCGTACATTAGCTATGAATTTCTGGGCAACGATAGAGCATTCTTTAAGTTATAAGTACCGCGAGAGCCTTCCTGATAACATTCGCAAGCGATTAAAAACAGCAGGAGAAGCAGCGTCTGTACTTGATAGTGAAATGTCGAGTATACGTGAAGAAATACTGGAGGCTCAAAAACAATTTGAGGAAGACTCGAATGTGATGACACAGGTATTGTCGTGGATTCATCATTTATATTTCTATCACTTGGTTAACGAAGCCATTGCTTTTCAAGATCGCTTCAATGAAATATGGCAGAGTCACAATATGGATGACATGAAAGTGCTTCTTGCTGAAGTGAAGCAACTGGTCGTTGCAGCTAAAAAAGGTGAGAATACAGATGAAATATGA
- a CDS encoding ferredoxin, with protein MAKYTWVEKDTCIACGACGATAPDIYDYDDEGLAEVIYENDGNHGVTDIPEDLFDDLQDACDGCPTDSIKVADTPFNKEG; from the coding sequence ATGGCTAAGTATACATGGGTTGAAAAAGATACATGCATCGCTTGTGGAGCATGTGGAGCAACTGCTCCAGATATTTACGATTATGATGATGAAGGTCTGGCTGAGGTTATCTATGAGAATGATGGTAATCATGGTGTAACAGACATTCCAGAAGACTTGTTCGATGATTTACAAGATGCATGTGATGGTTGTCCAACAGATTCGATTAAAGTTGCAGACACACCATTTAATAAAGAAGGCTAA
- the cimA gene encoding citramalate synthase gives MSRSISIFDTTLRDGTQGEGVSLSADDKLKIAKKLDDLGVHYIEGGIPGSNSKDIEFFKRVQELGLRAKITAFGNTRRKNTEAEHDGNLKSIIESGAQAATLVGKSWDFHVHTALQTTLDENLAMIFDSIAYLKRHELEVIFDAEHFFDGYKKNSEYAVSVLREAKAAGADWIVMCDTNGGTLPHEIHGIITELQSQLPGANLGIHTHNDCELAVANTLSAVQAGARQIQGTMNGYGERCGNANLCSIIPTLQLKMDYECIGDDSLKQLSNTARYVSEIANVHMPINQPYVGNAAFAHKGGIHVSAILRDSRTYEHISPELVGNKQRVLVSELAGQSNILSKAQEMGLEFDPNNEQSRKVIDKIKGLEHQGYQFEAADASLELLLREANGQISELFSFESFKMLVEKSAGKPVVSEAFVKLKIDGQSVYTAAEGNGPVNALDNALRKALVQSFPALQEMHLSDYKVRVLDEQEATAAKVRVLIESKNLDSTWNTVGVSGNVIEASWEALVDSMRYALIGQIGQVEKLPNNEGQHGLINH, from the coding sequence ATGTCTAGGTCCATTTCCATCTTCGATACAACTTTACGTGATGGTACCCAAGGAGAAGGCGTAAGCTTATCAGCAGATGACAAGCTCAAAATCGCCAAGAAACTCGACGATCTCGGTGTCCATTATATTGAAGGTGGTATCCCAGGAAGCAACAGCAAAGATATTGAATTTTTCAAACGAGTTCAAGAGCTGGGGCTACGAGCTAAAATCACTGCATTCGGAAACACCCGTCGTAAAAACACAGAAGCAGAACATGATGGTAATCTGAAAAGCATCATTGAATCAGGTGCACAGGCGGCTACGTTAGTTGGAAAGTCATGGGATTTCCATGTGCATACTGCACTGCAGACCACATTAGATGAGAACTTAGCCATGATCTTTGATTCGATTGCTTATTTGAAGAGACATGAACTTGAAGTCATCTTTGATGCCGAACATTTCTTTGATGGTTATAAGAAGAACTCAGAATATGCTGTGTCTGTTCTAAGAGAAGCTAAGGCTGCTGGGGCAGATTGGATTGTCATGTGTGATACGAATGGCGGAACATTACCTCACGAAATTCACGGTATTATCACTGAGCTTCAATCACAACTACCCGGAGCGAATCTTGGGATTCATACGCATAACGATTGTGAACTTGCTGTCGCAAACACGTTAAGTGCTGTTCAAGCAGGAGCCAGACAAATTCAAGGCACAATGAACGGTTATGGTGAACGCTGCGGTAATGCTAATCTCTGCTCTATCATCCCCACATTACAGCTTAAGATGGACTATGAATGCATAGGAGATGACTCTCTTAAGCAACTTTCTAACACTGCACGATACGTTAGTGAAATTGCTAATGTGCATATGCCGATTAATCAGCCTTATGTAGGTAACGCAGCTTTTGCCCATAAGGGAGGCATCCATGTCTCTGCAATCCTTAGAGATTCACGTACCTACGAACATATTTCACCAGAACTAGTAGGTAATAAACAACGAGTCCTCGTATCAGAGTTGGCTGGTCAGAGTAATATTCTGTCCAAAGCACAAGAAATGGGGCTGGAATTTGACCCCAACAACGAACAGTCCCGTAAAGTCATTGATAAAATAAAAGGACTAGAACATCAAGGATATCAATTCGAAGCTGCGGACGCTTCCTTAGAGCTTTTACTCCGTGAAGCTAATGGACAAATATCCGAGCTATTTAGTTTCGAATCCTTCAAAATGCTTGTTGAAAAAAGTGCAGGTAAACCTGTCGTTTCTGAAGCATTTGTTAAATTGAAAATTGACGGGCAAAGCGTATACACAGCAGCAGAAGGAAATGGTCCTGTTAATGCACTCGATAATGCCCTACGGAAGGCTCTTGTTCAATCCTTTCCAGCGCTTCAAGAAATGCATCTATCTGACTACAAGGTTCGTGTCTTAGATGAGCAAGAAGCGACAGCAGCTAAAGTACGTGTTCTTATTGAATCCAAGAATTTAGATAGTACATGGAATACTGTGGGCGTATCTGGAAATGTAATTGAAGCCAGTTGGGAAGCATTAGTAGACAGTATGAGGTATGCACTCATAGGTCAGATTGGGCAAGTTGAGAAGCTTCCCAATAATGAAGGACAACACGGTCTTATCAATCATTAA
- a CDS encoding RsmB/NOP family class I SAM-dependent RNA methyltransferase, translated as MAVQLPLIFKERMQSILKDEYDTFLQSYDQTPTGGIRVNTLKISVADLLKLTPFKLQSIPWCPSGFYTEAGARPGLHPYYHAGLYYIQEPSAMAPVELLDVQPEEFVLDLCAAPGGKSTQIAAKLQGQGILVSNDLNSERTKALAKNLELYGVRNGVVLNEHPDRISHKFPRFFHKILIDAPCSGEGMFRKDEDMVKQWTEESPEKYAGMQRDILRSAASMLRSGGRIVYSTCTFSPEENEGMIAEFLNENSDFHVIPVGGTTEYFASGETAWTRNQMVSQQSISDGVWDQVAGTARLWPHKIQGEGHFIAVLQHHGEPTTEGNAVFQSTSENVVEPLALKQGKKGSKQDRGALKRGHESSSEAEAITAYHQFVKEHLSFVLEGHTIVYGQHIYQSSLPHGSLDKLKVIRPGWNIGFMKNGRFIPGHPLATALQASECVRVIDLSSETGEAVKYLKGETLEINEERVTCTTGATTKGYALICIDGYSAGWGKWQNGILKNEYPAGWRWTSV; from the coding sequence ATGGCTGTACAGCTACCACTAATATTTAAGGAACGGATGCAATCCATTCTGAAAGATGAATACGATACTTTTTTACAATCTTATGATCAGACCCCTACTGGGGGAATTCGCGTGAATACTTTGAAAATATCTGTGGCAGACTTGCTCAAGTTAACACCGTTTAAATTACAATCGATCCCTTGGTGTCCAAGTGGCTTCTATACTGAAGCAGGTGCAAGACCTGGACTACATCCCTATTATCATGCTGGACTCTATTACATTCAGGAACCGAGTGCCATGGCACCAGTAGAGCTTCTAGATGTACAGCCTGAAGAGTTTGTATTAGATTTATGTGCTGCACCAGGTGGGAAATCGACACAGATTGCTGCGAAGTTACAAGGACAAGGGATACTAGTAAGTAATGATCTGAATTCAGAACGAACGAAGGCACTTGCCAAAAATTTGGAGTTATACGGTGTGCGTAATGGGGTTGTGCTCAATGAACATCCTGATCGTATTAGTCACAAATTCCCACGTTTTTTCCACAAAATATTAATCGATGCACCATGCTCTGGCGAGGGCATGTTCCGTAAGGATGAAGATATGGTCAAGCAGTGGACAGAAGAATCGCCAGAGAAATACGCTGGAATGCAGCGTGATATTCTGCGTTCTGCGGCTTCTATGTTAAGATCAGGAGGAAGAATTGTATATTCAACATGTACTTTCTCACCTGAGGAGAATGAAGGTATGATAGCGGAGTTCCTGAATGAAAATTCTGATTTTCATGTGATTCCAGTGGGGGGGACTACGGAGTACTTTGCCTCAGGTGAAACAGCTTGGACAAGGAACCAGATGGTGTCTCAACAATCCATCAGTGATGGAGTATGGGATCAGGTGGCAGGTACAGCTAGACTATGGCCTCATAAGATTCAAGGAGAAGGACATTTCATCGCGGTGTTACAGCATCATGGTGAACCTACTACTGAAGGCAATGCTGTATTCCAATCTACGTCTGAGAATGTGGTTGAGCCACTGGCTCTTAAGCAGGGTAAGAAAGGATCAAAACAAGATCGAGGAGCGCTTAAACGTGGCCATGAATCTTCATCTGAAGCAGAAGCCATTACAGCGTATCATCAATTTGTGAAGGAACATTTATCCTTTGTGCTTGAAGGTCATACCATTGTCTATGGGCAACATATTTATCAATCGTCATTACCTCATGGATCTTTAGATAAGTTAAAAGTGATCCGCCCTGGATGGAACATCGGCTTCATGAAGAACGGTAGATTTATACCGGGTCATCCATTGGCTACAGCGCTACAAGCTTCAGAGTGTGTTCGAGTCATTGATTTATCATCTGAAACAGGTGAGGCTGTGAAATATTTAAAGGGTGAAACACTCGAGATTAACGAGGAACGAGTGACTTGTACGACAGGAGCTACAACGAAGGGATATGCCCTGATCTGTATAGACGGATATTCCGCAGGCTGGGGGAAATGGCAGAATGGGATACTTAAGAATGAATACCCTGCAGGCTGGAGGTGGACATCCGTATGA
- a CDS encoding quinone-dependent dihydroorotate dehydrogenase: MLYQNVAKPLLFKIDPEKAHHLVIGGLKVVGSLPMATQLLRGIWGVQETPDLAVDLFDMHFPTPIGLAAGLDKNANAVKGFSSIGFGFMEVGTVTPKGQQGNELPRLFRLPPDEALVNRMGFNNEGAEAMAHRLSLLKERQIPVAVNIGKNKNTPNEEAYKDYQECLRTLYSYGDFFVVNISSPNTPDLRNLQYGNELASLLSHIMDEMREQALKHGKNKHILVKIAPDVSDLELESMVDVLGSSGVSGIIASNTTLSREGLTHANAKQSGGLSGKPLTKRSTEVISQIYRQSGGEIPIIGSGGIFTAQDAYDKIRAGASLIEIYTAFIYEGPEVNRRLHRELRQLLRSDGFSHISEAVGADHH, from the coding sequence GTGTTGTATCAAAATGTGGCAAAACCGTTACTTTTTAAAATCGATCCAGAGAAAGCACATCATCTAGTCATAGGTGGGCTAAAAGTTGTAGGTTCATTGCCTATGGCTACCCAGCTTCTGCGTGGCATATGGGGTGTCCAAGAAACTCCTGATCTTGCTGTGGATTTGTTCGATATGCATTTCCCAACACCTATAGGTTTAGCGGCTGGATTGGACAAGAATGCGAATGCAGTTAAAGGCTTCTCTTCCATTGGGTTTGGATTTATGGAAGTGGGCACCGTGACACCCAAGGGACAACAGGGAAATGAACTACCACGATTATTTAGACTTCCACCTGACGAGGCACTTGTGAATCGAATGGGGTTCAATAATGAAGGTGCAGAGGCAATGGCTCATAGGTTATCCCTGCTGAAAGAAAGGCAGATTCCTGTAGCTGTTAACATTGGTAAGAATAAGAATACCCCTAATGAAGAAGCGTACAAGGATTACCAAGAATGTCTACGCACGTTATATTCTTACGGTGATTTCTTTGTAGTAAATATTAGTTCACCGAATACCCCCGACTTGCGTAATCTGCAGTATGGCAACGAACTTGCCTCTCTGTTAAGTCATATTATGGACGAGATGAGGGAGCAAGCTCTTAAGCATGGTAAGAACAAGCATATATTGGTGAAAATTGCACCAGATGTTAGTGATTTAGAGTTAGAGTCAATGGTCGATGTTCTCGGTTCTAGTGGTGTTTCTGGGATTATTGCGAGTAATACGACCCTTTCTCGTGAGGGGCTGACACATGCGAATGCTAAGCAAAGCGGAGGTTTGAGTGGGAAACCCCTTACAAAAAGGTCTACCGAAGTGATATCTCAGATCTATCGCCAAAGTGGGGGAGAGATACCTATTATTGGGTCAGGTGGAATATTTACTGCTCAAGATGCATATGACAAAATTCGGGCAGGCGCAAGTCTGATCGAAATCTATACCGCATTTATCTACGAAGGACCAGAAGTGAATCGGAGATTGCATCGTGAGTTGCGACAACTACTTCGAAGTGATGGATTCAGTCATATATCAGAAGCTGTTGGAGCTGATCATCACTGA
- a CDS encoding DNA polymerase IV, whose translation MLTVILLYENKKGFKVRNIDEYYPASGRVILHVDMNAFYCSVHEAEEPDKYRGKATAVAGSIELRKGIIVTCSYAARRKGISTGMRVQQALKKYPDLILITPNFDIYRKYSNAFMKIAYCYSPLMEVTSIDECYLDITGSRQFGTPQEIANEIQKRIYEELSLPCSIGIAPNKLLAKMASDMKKPNGITILRIRDVPNVLWDKPCGNLFGIGNKTADKLRKLNIHTIGQLAQTDEELLTRSFGVVGTWMKQAANGIDHSVVVEEREQSKSIGHTTTLPQDIHTKEDVHRVLLNLSDQVARRLRRQHLVAGGVQITIRTPDMKTITRSHILDTATDNTTDIYQQSCQLYNEHWTWDNPVRLLGITLQQLMLKEDSAIQLDIFNYEQQPKKESLTKTMDLIRNKFGENAILTAGMLGDDPSTLLRNHKVRGTSLQMDFVRNETDEVQ comes from the coding sequence ATGCTGACGGTAATATTATTATATGAAAATAAGAAGGGATTTAAAGTGAGAAACATCGATGAATATTATCCAGCTAGTGGCAGGGTTATACTTCATGTCGATATGAATGCATTCTATTGCTCTGTTCACGAAGCAGAAGAACCAGATAAATACCGGGGGAAAGCAACAGCAGTAGCAGGGAGTATTGAGCTTCGTAAGGGTATCATCGTGACGTGCTCCTACGCTGCTAGGAGGAAGGGAATATCTACAGGAATGCGTGTCCAACAAGCTCTGAAGAAATATCCTGATTTAATTCTCATTACTCCTAATTTTGATATTTATCGGAAATACTCAAACGCTTTTATGAAAATTGCATATTGTTATTCACCGCTCATGGAAGTAACGTCTATCGATGAATGTTATTTAGATATTACAGGTTCTAGGCAGTTTGGTACACCGCAAGAGATCGCTAATGAAATTCAGAAACGTATATATGAAGAATTATCATTGCCTTGTTCTATTGGTATTGCTCCTAATAAACTTCTGGCGAAGATGGCTTCAGATATGAAGAAGCCTAATGGCATAACTATACTCCGTATTCGTGATGTTCCGAATGTATTGTGGGATAAGCCTTGTGGCAATCTATTCGGCATCGGGAACAAAACAGCGGATAAATTGCGTAAACTCAACATTCATACCATTGGACAACTAGCACAAACAGATGAAGAGCTCTTGACGCGAAGTTTCGGTGTTGTAGGGACCTGGATGAAGCAAGCAGCCAATGGGATTGATCATTCGGTGGTAGTAGAGGAGCGCGAACAGAGTAAGTCCATAGGCCATACAACGACGCTTCCACAGGACATTCATACGAAAGAAGATGTTCATCGTGTACTGCTCAATCTGAGCGATCAGGTGGCACGTAGATTGCGTAGACAGCACCTTGTAGCTGGGGGTGTGCAAATTACGATTCGAACACCGGATATGAAGACAATCACAAGATCCCATATCCTAGATACTGCAACAGATAATACAACGGATATTTATCAACAATCTTGCCAACTCTATAATGAACATTGGACGTGGGACAACCCCGTTCGTCTATTGGGGATTACACTTCAGCAACTTATGCTCAAGGAGGACTCTGCAATTCAGTTAGATATTTTTAATTATGAACAGCAGCCTAAGAAAGAATCTTTGACCAAGACGATGGATCTCATTCGCAATAAATTTGGGGAGAACGCAATTCTTACGGCTGGAATGCTTGGGGATGATCCATCCACCTTATTAAGGAATCACAAAGTAAGAGGAACCTCCCTTCAGATGGATTTTGTACGCAATGAGACAGATGAAGTTCAATGA